A stretch of the Zeugodacus cucurbitae isolate PBARC_wt_2022May chromosome 6, idZeuCucr1.2, whole genome shotgun sequence genome encodes the following:
- the LOC105209388 gene encoding golgin subfamily A member 6-like protein 7 yields MPLRAAAEVDKIGEINDKIAELKKRILLAEGQKTANAAEWQKQNRINRETITTLKKEIKELTHKCGQLRNPLQRAVIIKEEPATAQEVRKKASSATTTAIAVGKMSYPIGARSVEDAIFLTDLKLTEQRKQLDLLRHRFRCRKERLAKMVQQYRGLNAAKTAQAQNLGEKPPETLEEDANRKLVCQLENEIHRTNVQWMEAEHIRKKYRSIEASLMNDAERFERSLRELEAALTEQQAEIDRLQQVHNEAIAMRDAAKSILQRQEQQAHLSQKTRERQALDFRKQVEARKMELERIGRKLFVENKTLVHQDSLGSNSGDQLTAKTETEVDETTHLQNLTAEMENLFKQLMEVSGATTPAEVYDRFCSQKESASRLSYLRNAAEKEKSQLEAQREQLTLSLEAMKFSDGKESEVNQEVIENIKLKISELDLERQKNSEASEHTLTVLKFIKEHLCEMIFKLQEVDESHINLKTKGLYIHVEILPKFLADEAADDDFIEILKFKLQRCQEISKPADATMPEVPKLELESDEVYPPSDAPKSPTVAEGEKPQPMPLCYYNLLAGRAQRATGTSSSSPEQAPAAAAVPDEESEVPTRQYLKRQSVLLVDSKSRRKPFRPTPAGRRK; encoded by the exons ATGCCGTTACGCGCAGCAGCGGAAGTCGATAAAATTGgtgaaataaatgataaaatcgCAGAATTGAAGAAGCGTATACTACTAGCAG AGGGTCAAAAGACAGCTAATGCCGCCGAATGGCAAAAACAGAATCGCATAAACCGTGAAACCATTACAACACTGAAGAAAGAAATCAAAGAGCTGACACACAAATGCGGCCAATTGCGCAATCCACTGCAACGTGCGGTGATCATCAAGGAGGAGCCGGCCACAGCGCAGGAGGTGCGAAAGAAGGCGAGCAGCGCTACGACTACAGCGATTGCAGTGGGTAAAATGAGTTACCCGATTGGTGCGCGCAGTGTTGAGGATGCCATTTTTCTGACTGATTTGAAACTCACCGAACAGCGCAAGCAACTGGATCTGCTGCGACACCGCTTCAGATGTCGCAAGGAACGCTTGGCTAAGATGGTGCAACAATATCGCGGACTGAATGCGGCCAAGACGGCGCAGGCGCAGAATTTGGGTGAGAAGCCGCCGGAGACGTTGGAGGAGGATGCCAATAGAAAG TTGGTTTGTCAGCTGGAGAATGAGATACATCGCACGAATGTCCAGTGGATGGAGGCCGAGCATATACGCAAGAAATATCGCTCCATTGAGGCATCGCTGATGAATGATGCTGAGCGGTTTGAACGCAGCCTGCGCGAGTTGGAAGCAGCACTGACTGAGCAGCAAGCAGAGATCGATAGGTTGCAG CAAGTACACAACGAGGCCATTGCAATGCGTGACGCAGCCAAATCAATACTACAACGCCAAGAGCAACAAGCACATCTCTCACAAAAGACGCGTGAGCGACAAGCACTCGATTTCCGCAAACAGGTTGAGGCACGCAAGATGGAGCTGGAACGTATTGGCCGCAAACTATTTGTTGAGAATAAAACTCTAGTACATCAAGACAGTCTCGGCTCTAACTCTGGCGATCAGCTGACCGCAAAAACCGAGACTGAAGTGGATGAGACCACACATTTGCAAAACTTAACTGCCGAAATGGAGAATCTCTTCAAGCAACTAATGGAAGTTAGTGGTGCCACGACTCCTGCTGAGGTTTACGATCGCTTTTGCTCGCAAAAAGAATCCGCTTCCCGCTTGTCTTATCTACGTAATGCGGCAGAGAAGGAGAAATCGCAATTGGAAGCACAACGCGAGCAATTAACACTATCACTAGAGGCAATGAAGTTCTCAGATGGCAAAGAGAGCGAGGT CAACCAAGAGGTCAtcgagaatataaaattaaaaatttctgaattagATCTGGAGCGTCAAAAGAACTCGGAGGCCTCGGAGCATACGCTTACggttttgaaatttatcaaagaGCATTTATGcgaaatgatctttaagttacAAGAAGTGGATGAGAgtcatattaatttgaaaacgaAGGGTCTTTATATACACGTGGAAATTTTACCCAAATTTTTGGCTGATGAAGCTGCAGATGATGACTTTATAGAG attttgaaattcaaactaCAACGTTGCCAGGAGATAAGCAAACCAGCGGACGCTACCATGCCTGAAGTACCGAAGTTGGAGCTTGAG AGCGATGAAGTCTACCCACCCTCCGACGCACCCAAGTCACCCACTGTAGCCGAGGGCGAGAAGCCACAACCAATGCCACTTTGCTATTACAATTTGCTCGCTGGACGCGCTCAGCGCGCTACAGGCACATCCTCTTCTTCGCCCGAACAGGCACCGGCAGCAG CTGCCGTGCCCGATGAGGAGAGCGAGGTGCCCACACGTCAATACCTGAAGCGCCAATCAGTGCTGCTGGTGGATTCCAAGTCGCGACGCAAACCATTCCGACCAACGCCAGCGGGACGCAGGAAGTAA